One Aerococcus urinaeequi DNA segment encodes these proteins:
- a CDS encoding DegV family protein — translation MEKIGFIVDSGSDVPKEFVDKFEIEVLPLNVAFKDGDYLDGVTIQPQEVFERMTSEIPKTSLPSGELISQAFENLIEKGCTHIIAITISSNLSGTNNSVRLIAEEFPQVEFFLLDTKNIGIGSGLFMIAATKYFEMKNDFKMITKKLQDSVEKGHVFFHIPNLKYLIAGGRIGRVTGAVGTLLNIQPIITCDEEGIYTTIAKIRASKTNNEAKTIKKMVDLVKGVVPESQEFLLASCGGNPAARVTSAKLLEGLKDALPEFEEAYDVQLGSALAVHTGPELTGCAILPLYK, via the coding sequence TTGGAAAAAATAGGTTTTATTGTGGACTCTGGTTCAGATGTTCCAAAAGAGTTTGTCGACAAATTTGAAATCGAAGTATTACCTTTAAATGTAGCCTTTAAAGATGGCGATTACTTGGATGGGGTAACCATTCAACCACAAGAAGTATTTGAGCGTATGACATCGGAAATCCCGAAAACATCCCTACCAAGTGGTGAATTGATTTCTCAAGCCTTTGAAAACTTAATAGAAAAAGGCTGTACGCATATTATCGCCATTACCATTTCATCAAATCTTTCTGGTACTAACAACTCAGTTCGTTTAATTGCGGAAGAATTTCCTCAAGTGGAGTTTTTCCTTTTAGATACGAAAAACATTGGTATCGGTTCAGGACTATTCATGATCGCTGCAACAAAATACTTCGAAATGAAGAATGACTTTAAAATGATTACCAAGAAATTACAGGATTCAGTTGAAAAAGGTCATGTATTTTTCCATATCCCTAACTTAAAATATCTAATTGCTGGTGGACGAATTGGCCGGGTGACGGGTGCAGTAGGTACCTTGTTAAATATTCAACCAATTATCACTTGTGATGAAGAGGGAATTTATACAACAATCGCTAAAATCCGCGCCTCAAAAACCAATAATGAAGCCAAAACCATTAAGAAGATGGTTGATTTAGTGAAGGGCGTTGTTCCTGAAAGCCAAGAATTTTTATTGGCTTCTTGTGGCGGTAATCCGGCTGCTAGAGTGACATCAGCCAAGCTTTTGGAAGGACTTAAAGACGCTTTACCGGAATTTGAAGAAGCCTACGATGTCCAACTGGGATCAGCTTTAGCGGTACATACGGGACCTGAATTAACAGGTTGTGCGATCTTACCTTTGTATAAATAA
- a CDS encoding ABC1 kinase family protein has protein sequence MQRDSSRFREIVSILGRYGFGEIRYRLKKNEEDDRPRALKQAFEELGPSFIKIGQILSTRSDLLSTEYLVELEKLQEDTLPIPYDIIQQEYFESVGRHIEDDFATITKKPMASASIAQVHRAQMKSGEQVIVKVQRPEIEDQLIRDLNIFIRVVEAIPSIFIDVIINPVEILKDIKIQILEEIDFLNEAHNMLLFAENHRQRTTILNPIPYLSLSTRQVLIQEYIDGISIGRHFALKEEGYDLNDLASKFVLSYLYQVFDDGFYHADPHAGNILIKDGKIVFIDFGAMGKISPGQKQLLVQILTSLVSKDIDGLVNVLLQICKQNKTVDKVVLYRDIETLFNRYLTTGMEALEIDDIFQDLLKFGHKHGLIFPSEYILLEKTIAMVQGVAQSLDPHLDFMAIFQSFFLSSGTIPWEKFLDPNAVAREAFRTLNTTRRMPTKIENLVDNINNGRLNVRLTFENVDDRIRDINSMINRIIFGVILSALILASTLIITSAQTYYAELLGIFFFVITALIGLILLISMLRARRK, from the coding sequence ATGCAAAGAGATAGTAGTCGTTTCCGTGAAATCGTCTCCATATTAGGACGTTACGGATTTGGTGAAATACGATATCGACTGAAAAAGAATGAAGAAGACGATCGACCTAGAGCCCTAAAACAAGCTTTTGAAGAATTAGGCCCTAGTTTTATTAAGATTGGGCAAATTTTATCGACTAGAAGTGACCTCTTGTCGACAGAATATTTAGTGGAATTAGAGAAGTTGCAAGAAGATACCCTGCCCATCCCCTATGACATTATTCAACAAGAGTATTTTGAGTCTGTTGGCCGGCATATTGAGGATGATTTTGCCACCATCACCAAGAAACCTATGGCTTCAGCTTCAATTGCCCAAGTCCACCGGGCCCAGATGAAATCTGGTGAGCAGGTAATAGTAAAGGTCCAGCGACCTGAAATTGAAGACCAATTGATTCGCGATTTAAATATTTTTATTCGGGTTGTTGAAGCCATCCCATCGATTTTTATTGATGTCATTATCAACCCGGTAGAAATTTTAAAAGACATTAAGATTCAGATTTTAGAAGAAATTGATTTCCTCAATGAAGCACATAATATGTTGCTGTTTGCAGAAAATCACAGACAGCGGACAACCATTTTGAACCCGATTCCTTATTTAAGTCTGTCGACCAGACAAGTGTTGATTCAAGAATATATTGATGGTATTTCAATCGGACGCCATTTTGCCTTAAAAGAAGAAGGTTATGACCTCAATGATTTAGCAAGCAAATTCGTCTTGTCCTATTTATACCAGGTATTTGACGATGGCTTTTATCACGCTGACCCCCATGCCGGCAATATCCTGATTAAAGATGGGAAAATTGTCTTTATTGACTTTGGGGCAATGGGGAAAATTTCCCCCGGCCAAAAACAGCTACTGGTTCAAATATTGACTTCCTTAGTCAGTAAAGATATCGATGGTTTAGTCAATGTCTTGCTGCAAATCTGTAAACAGAATAAAACTGTCGACAAGGTCGTTTTATACCGGGACATTGAAACCTTGTTTAACCGCTACCTAACCACCGGGATGGAAGCCTTGGAAATTGACGATATCTTCCAGGACCTACTAAAATTTGGTCATAAACACGGGCTGATTTTCCCATCTGAATATATTTTACTGGAGAAAACCATTGCCATGGTTCAAGGCGTTGCCCAAAGTTTAGACCCACATCTAGATTTTATGGCGATCTTTCAATCTTTCTTCTTGTCTAGCGGCACCATTCCCTGGGAGAAATTCTTGGACCCGAATGCTGTTGCACGAGAAGCCTTTAGGACCTTGAATACCACTAGAAGGATGCCAACTAAGATAGAAAATTTAGTGGACAACATCAATAACGGTCGTTTGAATGTACGACTAACCTTTGAAAATGTGGATGACCGGATACGGGACATTAACTCAATGATTAACCGCATTATTTTTGGAGTAATTCTATCCGCCCTTATCTTGGCCTCCACTTTGATCATTACCTCAGCACAAACCTATTATGCAGAATTGCTGGGTATTTTCTTTTTCGTCATCACAGCGCTTATCGGGTTAATCCTACTAATATCCATGCTGCGGGCCCGAAGGAAATAG
- a CDS encoding HesB/YadR/YfhF family protein, giving the protein MKLTITPAAQAYFKNNMGLSSGSQVGFHSRVYGKTAVHEGFSVGLSVESPEGALLIDEKIDGIQYYITENDDWFFNGYDFEVDFSPEEENFIYRFIEQ; this is encoded by the coding sequence ATGAAACTAACGATAACACCAGCAGCACAAGCATACTTCAAAAATAACATGGGATTGTCCTCGGGAAGCCAAGTCGGATTTCATAGCCGCGTTTACGGTAAAACAGCTGTCCATGAAGGATTTTCAGTTGGCTTATCCGTAGAATCGCCAGAAGGTGCCCTCTTAATTGATGAAAAAATTGACGGTATCCAATACTATATTACGGAAAATGATGACTGGTTCTTCAATGGCTACGACTTTGAAGTCGACTTTTCTCCCGAAGAAGAAAATTTTATTTACCGTTTTATTGAACAATAA
- a CDS encoding ABC transporter ATP-binding protein, with protein sequence MQAIVKFDQVTFQPGDTALLKDISFSIYANEMIRVEGPSGSGKSTLLRLIAALIPRNSGQINYLDQPLEEVAYQTYRQNISYVAQNPLLFGETIRDNFELVYEAHDKDFDENLVLSYMKAFGLSHIALDKSIHKISGGEKQRIGLIRHLLFPPKVLLLDEITSSLDEDNRELVWQILLDYKEKHGVTILWISHIQDGSLQPNRVFHIANQEMIIEERGLND encoded by the coding sequence ATGCAAGCTATCGTAAAATTTGATCAAGTGACCTTTCAACCAGGCGACACAGCCCTCTTAAAAGACATTTCTTTTTCTATATATGCAAATGAAATGATCCGTGTCGAAGGACCGTCTGGAAGCGGAAAAAGTACCTTGCTGCGTTTAATTGCAGCCCTTATTCCGAGAAATTCAGGTCAAATTAACTACTTAGACCAACCACTAGAAGAAGTAGCTTATCAAACATACCGGCAAAATATTTCATATGTGGCCCAAAATCCACTATTATTCGGCGAAACCATCCGTGATAATTTTGAATTGGTTTATGAAGCCCACGATAAAGACTTTGATGAAAATCTTGTATTGTCTTATATGAAGGCTTTCGGTTTAAGCCATATTGCACTCGACAAATCGATTCATAAAATTTCTGGCGGGGAAAAACAGCGGATTGGTTTAATCAGACACCTGCTTTTTCCACCTAAAGTCCTCTTATTAGATGAAATTACTTCATCATTAGATGAGGACAATCGTGAATTGGTATGGCAGATTTTACTGGACTATAAAGAAAAACACGGAGTCACCATCCTATGGATTAGCCATATTCAAGATGGGTCTCTCCAACCAAACCGGGTCTTCCATATTGCCAACCAAGAAATGATAATTGAGGAGCGTGGTCTAAATGACTAA
- a CDS encoding ABC transporter permease, whose protein sequence is MTNALTTTPTTLAFSFILVIIAVLISYKEKLGLEKDILWSMLRMVVQLVIIGYVLTYIFQIDSIIVTAIIMIFMIVNAAYNAAKRANKIPNAFKISLISIIGGVVTSILVLVASGSIQFVPAQIIPITGMLVGNAMSVIGLAFRNLNNEFAKSQQEVNEQLALGASIKLASTGIVREAIRGALQPTIDTARTVGLVLLPGMMTGMMLAGAVPLSAIMYQILIYFMMIATSAITSMIAVYLAYKHFYSSYGQLQIPS, encoded by the coding sequence ATGACTAATGCATTAACAACAACCCCAACAACTTTAGCTTTTTCATTTATTCTAGTGATTATCGCGGTCTTGATTTCTTATAAAGAGAAATTGGGGCTTGAAAAGGATATTTTATGGTCAATGCTTCGAATGGTCGTTCAATTGGTCATCATCGGTTACGTGCTAACATACATTTTCCAGATCGATTCAATTATCGTAACGGCCATCATTATGATTTTTATGATTGTAAACGCGGCTTATAATGCAGCAAAACGAGCCAATAAGATTCCCAATGCCTTCAAAATTTCTTTAATTTCTATTATTGGTGGGGTAGTGACGTCAATCCTCGTTTTAGTGGCTTCAGGCTCTATTCAATTCGTACCAGCGCAAATCATCCCAATCACAGGGATGTTAGTGGGAAATGCCATGTCAGTTATCGGATTAGCTTTCAGAAATTTGAATAACGAATTCGCCAAATCACAACAAGAAGTCAATGAACAGTTGGCCCTAGGTGCGTCTATTAAATTAGCTTCTACAGGTATTGTCAGAGAAGCGATTAGAGGGGCACTGCAACCTACTATTGATACAGCGAGAACTGTCGGTTTGGTCTTGTTGCCAGGTATGATGACTGGGATGATGCTAGCAGGTGCGGTACCCTTGAGTGCAATTATGTATCAGATTTTGATTTATTTTATGATGATTGCGACTTCTGCAATCACATCCATGATCGCCGTATACTTAGCTTATAAGCATTTCTACAGTAGTTATGGGCAATTACAAATCCCTTCATAA
- a CDS encoding acyl-[acyl-carrier-protein] thioesterase: MGLLYQESVKVRHYHCNALGEMTLPAILDIMLIASNNQEATIPEAKEGFRQEGWAWIITQNQIDINRLPRYNEDIIAETEATTYNKFFSKRHYALKTSDGLVLAQAETTFALIDLNQRSIVRIPEIVAEWYQVEKEERPSRRKRLSKEVAHESKVDRFEVKFLDIDLNNHVNNTIYLRWITNSLGMEWFEKYTPTTFTIAYEKEMYLHQEGAVHSDLSTLSKDLKSDGTFNTQHVIDSEDNAHCLAEITWQVK; encoded by the coding sequence ATGGGTTTATTATATCAAGAATCAGTCAAAGTGCGTCACTACCATTGTAATGCATTAGGGGAGATGACACTTCCTGCTATCTTGGATATCATGTTGATTGCATCCAATAATCAAGAAGCGACGATTCCAGAAGCGAAAGAAGGTTTCCGCCAAGAGGGTTGGGCTTGGATCATCACACAAAATCAAATAGACATCAATCGTTTACCACGTTACAACGAGGATATCATTGCAGAAACCGAGGCAACAACTTACAACAAGTTTTTCAGCAAGCGTCATTACGCCTTGAAAACAAGTGACGGTCTAGTTTTGGCCCAAGCAGAGACAACATTCGCCTTAATCGACTTGAATCAACGGTCAATCGTCCGAATTCCAGAAATCGTTGCTGAATGGTATCAAGTTGAAAAAGAAGAAAGACCGAGTCGCCGTAAACGATTAAGTAAAGAAGTAGCACATGAATCAAAAGTTGACCGCTTTGAAGTAAAGTTCTTAGATATCGATCTCAATAACCACGTAAATAACACTATCTACTTAAGGTGGATTACCAATTCACTAGGCATGGAATGGTTTGAAAAATATACACCAACCACCTTCACCATTGCCTATGAAAAGGAAATGTACTTGCATCAAGAAGGTGCCGTGCATTCTGACTTATCGACATTATCTAAAGACCTGAAATCGGATGGTACTTTCAACACGCAGCATGTCATCGATAGTGAAGATAACGCCCACTGTTTAGCAGAAATCACATGGCAGGTAAAATAA
- the coaA gene encoding type I pantothenate kinase has product MQVNRDYYIIERMEWNQYLKDLKEEFEIKLTNEQLDRLTSLNDSLSLKDANEVYKPLTQLIAIYRENYKNLERKRANFFGITGEIPPFIIGIAGGVAVGKSTTARLLKLFLAQAYPDLNVELVTTDGFLYPNAVLEEKGLMDRKGFPESYNMEALETFLTDVKSNKREIYYPKYSHSVYDIVEDEENVLRNPQILIVEGINVLQTSENNTVYMSDFWDLSVYVDADEKQIEEWFYQRFNLLVDHAVDHPDDFYYQFTQVPHEKAMERAEHTWNNINLINLQEYILPTRNRANIVIHKEKDHYINELWIKKY; this is encoded by the coding sequence ATGCAAGTAAATAGAGACTATTATATTATTGAACGAATGGAATGGAATCAATACTTAAAAGACTTAAAGGAAGAATTTGAGATCAAGCTGACCAATGAACAATTGGACCGGCTAACATCTTTAAATGATTCCCTATCTTTGAAAGATGCAAACGAAGTATACAAACCTTTAACCCAGTTGATTGCCATTTACCGTGAAAACTATAAGAACCTTGAAAGAAAGAGGGCCAATTTCTTCGGCATCACTGGAGAAATACCGCCCTTTATTATTGGCATTGCCGGTGGGGTAGCAGTTGGTAAAAGTACAACAGCTCGATTGCTGAAACTCTTTTTAGCGCAAGCCTATCCTGATTTAAACGTCGAATTAGTGACTACAGACGGGTTCTTATACCCAAATGCAGTACTTGAAGAAAAAGGGTTAATGGACCGGAAAGGGTTCCCAGAATCTTATAATATGGAGGCCTTGGAAACTTTCTTAACAGATGTGAAAAGCAATAAAAGAGAAATCTATTATCCAAAGTATTCCCACTCCGTTTATGATATTGTAGAGGACGAGGAGAATGTATTGCGTAACCCTCAAATTCTAATAGTTGAAGGGATTAATGTCCTACAAACATCAGAGAATAATACGGTTTATATGAGTGACTTCTGGGATCTGTCCGTCTACGTCGATGCAGATGAAAAGCAAATCGAGGAATGGTTCTACCAACGATTCAACCTCTTAGTTGACCATGCCGTTGACCACCCGGATGACTTCTACTATCAATTTACCCAAGTGCCCCATGAAAAGGCCATGGAGAGAGCAGAGCATACTTGGAATAATATCAACCTGATTAACTTGCAGGAGTATATCTTACCAACACGCAATAGAGCCAATATTGTCATACATAAAGAAAAAGACCACTATATCAATGAGTTGTGGATCAAGAAATATTAG
- a CDS encoding AI-2E family transporter, giving the protein MKKKFTWRRIVSLLFVVIVGYWAINNFGSIKGIFDSIIAVTLPFILGAALAFILNLPLKFFERHMTKLVGKYYTWYRIVGILFGYLIVAGVIAFIIFLVVPDLQETLGSFISQVPSEINLLYNKINQYIVDNPQILETVNQLDVDTNQLRDQLFSIVQSFTSGILDTTFSLVGNLVNGVFNAFVAIIFGTSILFKKETLTRQFKKIIYGTMPKHWANFTVNLGAEANQTFGHYVSGQVTEAFILLVLVFTGMTIFNFPFTLSISVLTGAMALVPIYGAIMGGVVGFFLIAVVDVVQAIWFIIFIIVVQQVEGNIIYPRVVGGSVGLPGIWVLFSVTVSGAFFGLAGMLLSVPIFALCYKLASATINYNLDQDNIKVTTETNNLK; this is encoded by the coding sequence GTGAAGAAGAAGTTTACTTGGCGAAGAATCGTCAGTTTGTTATTTGTAGTGATTGTCGGTTATTGGGCAATCAATAATTTCGGGTCAATCAAAGGGATATTTGATTCAATTATTGCTGTCACATTACCATTCATACTAGGTGCAGCTTTGGCCTTTATCCTGAATTTACCTTTGAAATTTTTTGAAAGGCATATGACTAAGCTAGTTGGGAAATATTACACTTGGTACAGGATCGTGGGGATTTTATTTGGTTACCTGATCGTCGCTGGGGTGATTGCCTTTATTATCTTCCTAGTAGTACCGGATTTACAGGAAACATTAGGATCATTTATTAGCCAAGTACCATCGGAAATCAATTTGCTCTATAACAAAATTAATCAGTATATTGTAGATAATCCGCAAATACTAGAAACTGTTAACCAATTGGATGTGGACACCAATCAATTGAGAGACCAATTATTCTCAATCGTTCAATCTTTTACATCAGGTATTTTGGATACCACATTTAGTCTTGTTGGTAACCTTGTGAACGGCGTCTTTAATGCATTTGTAGCCATTATCTTTGGTACGTCAATCCTATTTAAAAAGGAAACCTTAACCAGACAATTTAAAAAGATTATTTACGGCACTATGCCTAAGCACTGGGCCAACTTTACCGTCAACTTAGGCGCTGAAGCCAATCAAACCTTTGGCCATTATGTGTCTGGACAGGTAACTGAAGCCTTTATTTTACTGGTATTAGTCTTTACCGGAATGACCATTTTCAACTTCCCGTTCACCTTATCGATCTCGGTCCTAACTGGTGCAATGGCTTTGGTCCCTATCTACGGGGCCATCATGGGTGGGGTTGTCGGCTTCTTCCTAATCGCTGTTGTTGATGTTGTCCAAGCTATTTGGTTTATCATTTTCATTATTGTTGTCCAGCAAGTTGAAGGGAATATCATATACCCACGAGTTGTCGGTGGGTCAGTCGGTCTACCAGGCATTTGGGTTTTATTCTCAGTAACCGTTTCAGGTGCCTTCTTCGGCCTAGCCGGAATGTTACTATCAGTGCCGATTTTTGCCCTATGCTACAAACTGGCATCCGCAACCATCAATTACAATTTAGACCAAGACAATATCAAAGTAACCACAGAAACCAATAATCTTAAATAA